The DNA region GCCGTTCTTCCACGGCGGACTGAACGCCGAGCAGCGCGCCGAGATCGTCGCCGGCTTCCAATCACCGGACGGCCCACCGATCTTGGTGCTGAGCCTGCGGGCGGCGGGCACCGGCCTCACGCTGACCCGCGCCGCCGACGTCATCCATTTCGACCGCTGGTGGAATCCGGCCGTGGAGGCGCAGGCCTCCGACCGCGCCCACCGCATCGGCCAGACCCGCACCGTCACCGTCACCACCCTGACCTCCGGCACCACCATCGAGGAACACGTCGCCGGCATGCACGACCGCAAATCCGCGCTCACCGACCTCACCGACGCGGCGGGGGTCGCCGAACTGGCCCGCCTCGACGACGAACGATTGCTGGAACTGCTGCGCCGGAAGCGGGGGAACTGACATGCCCGACAACGAATTCGGCTACACGGCCTGGGGCCGGGACTGGGTCCGCCTCGCGGAACCGTTGCGCCTCACCAAACCCGAGCCCCTGCTCCCCCGCGCCCGCAGCATCGCCCGCAACAACGGCGTCCGCATCGAGATCGAGGGCACCGTGGTGCGGGCCCACATCCACCGCGGCAACGAAGCGTCCATCACCCACCTCGAGCTGACCTCCTTCCCGCGCGCCACCATCGACGCCATCGCCGCGGTGGTGCCCGCCGACGCCCTCGCCCTCAGCGACGACCTGCACGCCGCCGTCATCGCCGCGGGCATCTCGGTCACCCCCATCCTCGCCGCCACCGACTGCTCCTGCCGCGCCCGCAACGCCCGCTGCCTGCACATGCTCGCCGCCTGCTACGCCGTCGTCCGCCTGATCGACGAAACCCCTTGGCTCGCCCTGGATCTCCAGGGCTACCGCAGCACCCCACCCGCCGAAGCACCGGACACCACGGTGTCGATATCCCGATGGACACCCATCGACGCACTCGACCCCGCGGTGTACTTCGGCTGATCGCGACCAGGCACCTCGGCCGAGCGCGTGAAGCAACCTTCGGCCGCGAAGTCGGCGTCTCCCCCGCCCGCTACTTCGCCGGCTGATCTGTCGGGCCCCGCGGTTATCGTCGGGTCATGGCGAAGTCCACGTACACCTTCACCGCCGAGCTCTGGGAGTGGGAGGCTCAGGCCGCGTGGCATTTCGTGAGCCTGCCCGAAGCGGTCACCGACGAGATCGACGAGCTGTACGGCCACACCTCGAGCGGATTCGGTTCGGTCAAGGTGAAGGTCACCGTGGGCGCCAGCCGCTGGTCGACATCGATCTTCCCGGCCCGCAAGGAAGGCACGTACATCCTGCCGGTGAAGAAGGCCGTGCGGACAGCCGAAGGGCTGTCCGCGGGCGATCCCGTCGAGGTGGAGCTACAGATCGTGTGAGCCCGGCCGCCGCTCAGACGCGGCGCAGGCTGGCGATCCGCTGAGCGAGCTGGTCGGCGGTGGCCAGAGCCGTTGGCGGGCCCCCGCATTCGCGGCGCAGGTCGCCGTGGATGACGCCGTGGGGTTTGCCGGTGCGGTGGTGGTGCATGGCGACCAGGCTGTTGAGTTCGCGGCGCAGCTCGGAGAGCCGGTCGGCGGTGGCCGCGCGTTCGGCGGCCGCCTCCACACCGGCCCCGGACGGGCGGGCCTCGGCGGCGGCGGTGCGGTCCTGGAGCTGACGCGACTGGCGTTCGCGCAGCAGGGCGCGCATCTGGTCGGCGTCGAGCAGGCCCGGGATGCCGAGGTAGTCGGCCTCCTCGTCGCTGCCGGAGAAGGTGGCGGTGCCGAACGAGTCACCGTCGTAGATGACCTGATCGAGTTCGGCGTCGGCGGCGAGGGCGATGAACTTCTTCTCCTCCTCGCCCGGCTCGTCCTTCTGCTTGTTGGCGTCGATCAGCAGCTCGTCCTCGAGCCCGTTCGCCTCCCGGTGCGGTTTGCCGATGACGTGGTCACGCTGCAACTCCAGCTGGGCGGCCAGATCCAGCAGCACCGGCACCGAGGGCAGGAACACACTCGCGGTCTCACCGGTCTTGCGGGCACGCACGAAACGGCCGATGGCCTGCGCGAAATACAACGGGGTCGAGGCGCTGGTGGCGTACACGCCGACCGCCAGGCGCGGCACGTCGACGCCCTCGGACACCATGCGCACCGCGACCATCCACGGATCGGTGTTCTCGCTGAACTCGCCGATCCGGCTGGAGGAGTCCGGATCGTCGGAGAGCACGATGGTCGGCTTGGTGCCGGAGATGTGTTCCAGCAGTTCGGCGTAGTCGCGCGCCTTCTCCTGGTCGGTGGCGATGACCAGGCCGCCGGCGTCGGGCATGCCGGTGGCGCGCAACTGCCGCAGCCGGGTGTCGGCCGCGGTGAGGACCTTCGACATCCAGTCGCCGGCCGGGTCCAGGGCGGTGCGCCAGGCGCGCGCGGTCTGCTCGGCGTTGAGGGGCTCGCCCAGGCGGGCCGAATACTCCTCGCCCGCGCTGTCGCGCCAGTGCGCCTCACCGGAGTAGGCGAGGAAGACCACGGGTCTGACGACGCCGTCGGCGAGCGCCTCGGAGTAGCCGTAGGTGTGGTCGGCGCGCGACTTCTCGAAACCGGACTCGTCGGCCTCGTAGGTGATGAACGGGATCTTGGAGTCGTCGCTGCGGAACGGGGTTCCGGTCAGGTGCAGGCGGCGGGTGGCGTCGCTGAACGCTTCTTCGACCGCCTCACCCCAGCTCTTGGCGTCACCGGCGTGATGGATCTCATCCATGATCACCAGCGTCTTGCGGTTCTCGGTGCGCACCCGGTGCTTGAACGGATGCGACGCGATCTGCGCGTAGGTCACCACCACGCCGTGATAGTCCGACGAAGTGGAACCGGTCGAGTTGGAGAAATTCGAATCCAGCTGGATGCCGGTACGCGCGGCCGAGGCCGCCCACTGATGCTTGAGGTGCTCGGTCGGCGCGACCACCGTCACCTGGTCGACCGTGCGATCGTTGAGCAGCTCGGCCGCCACCCGCAACGCGAAGGTCGTCTTACCCGCGCCTGGCGTCGCGACGGCGAGGAAGTCCCGTGGCTTGGCCGTCAGATACTTCGTCAGTGCCCTGCGTTGCCATGCACGTAGCGAACCGCCACCACCCGAAGTCACTCGGAAGAGATTAGCGAGTACGACCGACTGCTTTCCAATCCGACACAGCCCCTTCGAGTGCCGCACGACACATTGCGGGTCCCATCCCATTCGAAGGCCTGGTAGGCGATGCTTGGACCACGATGAACGCGCACGACGAATCTCCGCAACAC from Nocardia tengchongensis includes:
- a CDS encoding DEAD/DEAH box helicase — translated: MTSGGGGSLRAWQRRALTKYLTAKPRDFLAVATPGAGKTTFALRVAAELLNDRTVDQVTVVAPTEHLKHQWAASAARTGIQLDSNFSNSTGSTSSDYHGVVVTYAQIASHPFKHRVRTENRKTLVIMDEIHHAGDAKSWGEAVEEAFSDATRRLHLTGTPFRSDDSKIPFITYEADESGFEKSRADHTYGYSEALADGVVRPVVFLAYSGEAHWRDSAGEEYSARLGEPLNAEQTARAWRTALDPAGDWMSKVLTAADTRLRQLRATGMPDAGGLVIATDQEKARDYAELLEHISGTKPTIVLSDDPDSSSRIGEFSENTDPWMVAVRMVSEGVDVPRLAVGVYATSASTPLYFAQAIGRFVRARKTGETASVFLPSVPVLLDLAAQLELQRDHVIGKPHREANGLEDELLIDANKQKDEPGEEEKKFIALAADAELDQVIYDGDSFGTATFSGSDEEADYLGIPGLLDADQMRALLRERQSRQLQDRTAAAEARPSGAGVEAAAERAATADRLSELRRELNSLVAMHHHRTGKPHGVIHGDLRRECGGPPTALATADQLAQRIASLRRV
- a CDS encoding DUF1905 domain-containing protein, encoding MAKSTYTFTAELWEWEAQAAWHFVSLPEAVTDEIDELYGHTSSGFGSVKVKVTVGASRWSTSIFPARKEGTYILPVKKAVRTAEGLSAGDPVEVELQIV